From one Pagrus major chromosome 21, Pma_NU_1.0 genomic stretch:
- the LOC141016213 gene encoding 3-keto-steroid reductase/17-beta-hydroxysteroid dehydrogenase 7-like: MERVVIVTGANSGIGLALCERLLTEDCQLRLCLACRNMQRAEAARSALLASHTDAHVDLLHLDVGSVESVLTAAQEVKARYNRIDFLYLNAGIMPNPQVNVKAFFKGLFSSNVINMFATAEGLLTQQDLVNSDGLQEVFATNLFGHFLLIRELEPLLCEAGHTSRVVWTSSSNAQRSAFSMEDMQHKNGTEPYSSSKYASDMLSLALNRHKNSQGLFSSVICPGLVMTNLTYGILPSFFWTLIMPFMWLIRIFTNTFTLTPYNGAEALHWLFLQEPESLDPRAKYHSLTSGLGRNYTQPRQMDIDEEMSEVLYTKLVELEKEVRRKPSERTADKEDNGQ, from the exons ATGGAGAGAGTCGTGATAGTGACCGGCGCCAACAG CGGCATTGGCCTGGCCCTGTGTGAAAGGCTGCTGACGGAGGACTGCCAGCTCCGGCTGTGTCTGGCCTGCAGAAACATGCAGCGGGCCGAGGCCGCCCGCTCCGCTCTCCTGGCCTCTCACACCGACGCCCATGTCGACTTGCTGCACCTGGATGTGGGCTCTGTGGAGTCGGTGCTCACTGCTGCTCAGGAGGTCAAGGCCAG GTACAACAGAATTGACTTTCTGTATCTAAATGCAGGAATTATGCCCAATCCACAAGTGAATGTCAAAGCCTTTTTTAAGGGTTTGTTCTCCAG CAATGTCATCAACATGTTTGCCACAGCAGAGGGCCTCTTAACTCAGCAGGACCTCGTCAACTCAGACGGTCTACAGGAAGTTTTTGCCACCAACCTCTTTGGCCATTTTCTCCTG ATAAGGGAGCTGGAGCCTCTGCTGTGTGAGGCAGGTCACACGTCCAGGGTAGTGTGGACCTCCTCGAGTAACGCCCAACGCTCTGCCTTCAGCATGGAAGACATGCAGCACAAAAATGGGACGGAGCCCTACAGTTCCTCCAAGTACGCATCAGACATGCTCAGCCTGGCACTCAACAGACACAAGAACAGCCAG GGGTTGTTCTCCTCTGTAATATGTCCAGGACTGGTGATGACTAATCTGACCTACGGTAtcctcccctccttcttctGGACTCTCATCATGCCCTTCATGTGGCTG ATCAGGATCTTCACCAACACGTTCACACTTACACCGTACAACGGAGCAGAGGCACTG CACTGGCTGTTTCTTCAAGAGCCAGAGTCTCTGGATCCGAGAGCAAAGTATCACAGTTTAACATCAGGACTTGGAAGAAACTACACTCAGCCTAGACAG atgGACATCGATGAAGAAATGTCTGAAGTCCTCTACACAAAACTTGTTGAACTTGAGAAAGAAGTCAGAAGGAAACCGAGTGAGAGGACTGCTGACAAGGAGGATAATGGACAGTGA
- the ddr2b gene encoding discoidin domain-containing receptor 2 — MCRYPLGMTGGQIQDEDISASSQWSESTAARFGRHVDNGDGDGAWCPDIMSEPDGLKEYLQVDLRSLHFITLVGTQGRHADGMGNEFAQRYRIKYSRDGSNWVGWHDRKGRQVIEGNRNAYDVVLKDLEPPIIARFVRFMPVTDHSMIVCMRVELYGCEWLDGLVSYSIPDGHQMIYRGLDVYFNDSVYDGASAERLTKGLGQLTDGTWGLDDFLHSHTYSMWPGYDYVGWSNKSFPKGYVEMIFEFDHVRNFTSMKVHCNNMFSRGARMFRQASCYFRSGSDWEADPVIFRPTVDRQNQGARFITVPLGDRTASAIKCRFHFSDVWMLFSEVAFQSGSAVYNTSLTPRKHGHPTNTLPGDDPTHKVDDSNTRILIGCLVAIIAILLAIIVIILWRQVWQKMLEKASRRILDDELTARLAVQTRAFSSHHSSLSSEEGGSTSNSTYERIFPLCADYQEPSRLIRKLPEFAQSTEHLGPSTSCRALATSGSDGAPHYAEADIISLQESSDSSTYSITAVSMNLFAGTDSSMREFPRHKLTFKEKLGEGQFGEVHLCEAEGMQDFLDESIEGNNESPLLVAVKTLREDANKNARNDFLKEIRIMSRLRDPNIVRLLAVCVDTDPLCMITEYMENGDLNQFLCNLRLKEAADEDKAEEEEKEGKSMVSYSKLIGMAVQIASGMKYLSSLNFVHRDLATRNCLVGKNHTIKIADFGMSRNLYRGDYYRIQGRAVLPIRWMSWESILLGKFTMASDVWAFGVTLWEILTLCKKQPYSQLSDEQVIENTGEFFRDQAKQVYLPKPPCCPDRVYNDLMLSCWRRNAKQRPSFHDIHTQLMESLA; from the exons ATGTGTCGATATCCTCTCGGTATGACCGGTGGGCAGATTCAGGACGAGGACATCTCTGCCTCCAGTCAGTGGTCTGAGTCAACTGCTGCAAGATTTGGCAGgcatgttg ACAACGGAGACGGTGACGGGGCCTGGTGTCCTGACATCATGTCAGAGCCGGACGGCCTCAAAGAGTACCTCCAGGTGGACCTGCGCTCGCTGCACTTCATCACACTGGTGGGCACCCAAGGTCGCCATGCAGACGGCATGGGCAATGAGTTTGCCCAGCGATACAGGATCAAGTACAGCCGTGACGGCAGCAACTGGGTGGGCTGGCATGATAGGAAGGGAAGGCAG GTCATCGAGGGGAACAGGAATGCGTATGATGTGGTGCTGAAGGATCTGGAGCCTCCCATCATTGCTCGTTTTGTCCGCTTCATGCCTGTGACGGACCACTCCATGATCGTGTGTATGAGAGTGGAGCTCTACGGCTGTGAATGGCTGG ATGGCCTGGTGTCTTACAGCATTCCAGATGGGCACCAAATGATCTACAGAGGCCTGGATGTCTACTTTAATGACTCTGTGTATGATGGAGCATCAGCTGAAAG ACTGACAAAGGGCCTCGGCCAGCTGACAGATGGCACCTGGGGTCTGGATGACTTCCTCCACAGCCACACATACAGCATGTGGCCAGGCTACGACTACGTGGGCTGGAGCAACAAGAGCTTCCCCAAAGGTTACGTGGAGATGATCTTTGAGTTTGACCACGTTCGAAACTTCACCTCCATGAAG gtTCACTGTAACAACATGTTCAGCCGAGGGGCGAGGATGTTCAGACAGGCCAGCTGTTACTTCCGGTCAGGATCAGACTGGGAGGCTGACCCTGTGATCTTCAGGCCCACCGTCGACCGCCAGAACCAAGGCGCCCGCTTCATCACTGTGCCCCTTGGGGACCGCACAGCCAGCGCCATCAAATGCCGTTTCCACTTCAGCGACGTTTGGATGCTGTTCAGTGAGGTGGCCTTCCAGTCAG GCTCAGCAGTGTACAATACATCTCTGACTCCTCGCAAACATGGACACCCCACTAACACACTGCCTG GTGATGATCCCACTCACAAAGTGGATGACAGCAATACCAGgatcctgattggctgcttgGTGGCCATCATCGCCATCCTATTGGCGATCATAGTCATCATCCTGTGGAGGCAGGTCTGGCAAAAGATGCTGGAGAAG GCGTCCCGTCGGATACTGGACGATGAACTCACAGCCCGCCTCGCGGTCCAGACCCGGGCCTTCTCCTCTCACCACTCCTCTCTGTCCAGCGAGGAGGGTGGCTCCACCTCTAACTCCACCTACGAGAGAATCTTCCCCCTCTGTGCCGACTACCAGGAGCCTTCACGCCTTATCAGGAAACTACCTGAGTTTGCTCAGTCTACCGAACACCTTG GACCAAGCACCTCCTGTCGAGCCCTTGCGACCAGTGGTTCAGACGGGGCCCCCCACTATGCTGAGGCAGACATCATCAGCCTCCAGGAGTCCTCGGACAGCAGCACCTACTCCATCACAGCTGTCAGCATGAATCTGTTCGCTGGCACCGACTCTTCCATGAGAGAGTTCCCCAGACACAAGCTCACTTTCAAGGAGAAACTGGGAGAGGGCCAGTTTGGAGAG gTGCACTTGTGTGAGGCCGAGGGCATGCAGGACTTTTTGGATGAGTCCATAGAGGGAAACAATGAGTCACCTCTGCTCGTTGCTGTGAAAACACTGCGGGAAGATGCCAACAAGAATGCAAG GAACGACTTCCTGAAGGAGATCCGGATCATGTCTCGTCTGAGGGACCCCAACATTGTCCGTCTGCTGGCGGTGTGTGTGGACACAGACCCTCTGTGTATGATCACTGAGTACATGGAAAATGGAGACCTGAACCAGTTCCTCTGCAATCTCAGACTGAAAGAGGCTGCTGATGAAGACAaggcagaagaggaggaaaaagaggggaAGAGCATGGTCAG cTACAGTAAACTCATTGGCATGGCAGTGCAGATTGCATCTGGTATGAAGTACCTGTCCTCTCTCAACTTTGTCCATCGGGATCTGGCAACCCGCAACTGCCTGGTGGGTAAGAACCACACCATAAAGATCGCTGATTTCGGCATGAGTCGGAACCTGTACAGAGGAGACTACTACAGGATCCAGGGCCGGGCCGTCCTGCCCATCCGCTGGATGTCCTGGGAGAGCATCCTGCTG GGAAAGTTCACCATGGCTAGTGACGTGTGGGCCTTCGGCGTGACTCTGTGGGAGATTCTGACTCTGTGTAAGAAGCAGCCCTACTCCCAGCTGTCTGACGAGCAGGTCATTGAAAACACAGGCGAGTTCTTCAGGGACCAGGCCAAGCAG GTGTATTTGCCGAAGCCTCCCTGTTGTCCTGATAGAGTCTACAATGATCTCATgctgagctgctggaggagaaacGCCAAGCAGAGGCCGAGCTTTCATGACATACACACCCAGCTGATGGAGAGCCTGGCGTAG